A single region of the Bacillus cereus genome encodes:
- the pxpB gene encoding 5-oxoprolinase subunit PxpB, with amino-acid sequence MKFSALGDQAIIVTFGEEIGMDIYEKVQRLFQALQQHPFAGIVECVPSFTSLAVYYNLYEVWKENDRNIRPYDYVCQYIRELSDSYKEEVNRDVKHISIPVCYGGEYGPDLEEVAHYQGLQVEDVIRIHSETTYFVYMLGFTPGFPYLGGLSKELETPRKETPRLQIAPGSVGIGGNQTGIYPLETPGGWNIIGRTPISLFNPKEETPTYIQSGMYLRFKPITKEEYVSLEGAKEWM; translated from the coding sequence ATGAAATTTTCTGCGTTAGGGGATCAAGCAATTATTGTTACATTTGGTGAAGAAATTGGGATGGATATATACGAAAAAGTACAACGATTATTTCAAGCACTGCAGCAACATCCGTTTGCAGGAATAGTTGAATGCGTTCCGTCGTTTACTTCATTAGCGGTTTATTACAATTTGTACGAAGTATGGAAGGAAAATGATAGAAATATAAGACCATATGATTATGTTTGCCAGTATATACGGGAGCTGTCTGATTCTTATAAAGAAGAAGTGAACCGAGATGTGAAACATATTTCTATACCAGTGTGTTACGGGGGAGAATATGGACCTGATTTAGAAGAGGTTGCACATTATCAAGGATTACAAGTAGAGGATGTTATTCGAATACATAGTGAAACAACATATTTCGTTTATATGTTAGGCTTTACGCCTGGATTCCCTTATTTAGGGGGATTATCAAAAGAACTAGAAACACCTAGAAAAGAAACACCACGGTTACAAATCGCTCCTGGCTCAGTAGGGATTGGCGGAAATCAAACGGGTATTTATCCGCTTGAAACACCAGGAGGCTGGAATATTATCGGCCGAACACCTATTTCTCTATTTAATCCAAAAGAAGAAACACCAACATATATTCAAAGTGGTATGTATTTGCGATTTAAACCAATAACAAAGGAAGAGTACGTATCGCTTGAGGGGGCTAAAGAATGGATGTAG
- a CDS encoding IclR family transcriptional regulator, translating into MSINKTAVKTMDILELFYEHEELSLTEMVQHTNMPKTSVYRLIGSLEEMDFLQKTEKGKYRLGVVFLRFGQLVSQRLSVRNIAIPYMKELRDSLGQAVNLIIQDGNDAIYVEKMEGVQPVRVYTAVGRRAPLYAGACPRILLSYFSEEEKRKYVEETDLKQFADGTIVNKEHLLEVLHMAKQAGYTISYSELENHTAAIAAPIFASDGTVVAGISISGLAIEYSESNIAYFTAKVKETANRISKELGFLA; encoded by the coding sequence ATGAGTATAAATAAAACGGCAGTTAAGACAATGGATATTTTGGAGTTGTTTTATGAACATGAAGAGCTAAGTTTAACAGAGATGGTTCAGCATACGAATATGCCGAAAACATCTGTTTATCGTTTAATTGGCTCGTTAGAAGAAATGGACTTTTTACAAAAAACAGAAAAGGGAAAGTATCGTCTCGGAGTCGTTTTTTTACGATTTGGTCAACTTGTTTCACAAAGGTTATCCGTAAGAAATATTGCGATTCCTTATATGAAAGAGCTTAGAGATAGTTTAGGGCAGGCAGTAAATTTAATTATTCAAGATGGTAATGATGCAATTTACGTTGAGAAGATGGAAGGAGTTCAGCCGGTACGTGTTTATACGGCGGTTGGAAGAAGAGCGCCGCTTTATGCGGGTGCATGTCCAAGAATTTTACTATCGTATTTTTCTGAGGAAGAGAAAAGAAAGTACGTAGAGGAAACGGATTTAAAGCAGTTTGCAGATGGAACGATTGTGAATAAGGAACATTTACTAGAAGTGTTACATATGGCAAAACAAGCTGGATATACAATTAGTTATTCTGAATTAGAAAATCATACAGCGGCTATAGCAGCTCCAATTTTTGCAAGTGATGGAACGGTTGTAGCAGGCATTAGTATTTCGGGATTGGCAATTGAGTATAGCGAAAGTAACATTGCGTATTTTACTGCGAAAGTGAAAGAAACAGCGAACCGCATTTCGAAAGAACTCGGCTTTTTGGCATAG
- the lepB gene encoding signal peptidase I, whose translation MKENTKKELFSWAKTIGFTLVLIAIIRGVLFTPSLVQGESMMPTLENNERVLVNKIGYSISGLERFDIIVFHGKEGYDLVKRVIGLPGDTVEYKNDVLYVNGKAMEEPYLKEFKEKAAGRVLTPDFTLEQITGKTKVPEGQVFVLGDNREVSKDGRMFGFISEDEIVGKGQAVFWPLKQVRAL comes from the coding sequence ATGAAGGAAAATACGAAGAAAGAATTATTCTCATGGGCTAAAACGATAGGATTTACCCTTGTATTAATCGCTATTATTCGCGGTGTTTTATTTACACCGTCATTAGTACAAGGTGAATCGATGATGCCCACTTTAGAAAATAACGAACGAGTTCTTGTGAATAAGATTGGTTATAGTATAAGTGGATTAGAACGCTTTGATATTATCGTCTTCCACGGAAAAGAAGGATACGATTTAGTAAAACGAGTAATTGGTTTACCAGGCGATACAGTTGAGTATAAAAACGATGTGTTATATGTAAACGGAAAAGCGATGGAAGAACCATATTTAAAAGAGTTTAAAGAAAAAGCAGCAGGCCGTGTATTAACTCCAGACTTTACGTTAGAACAAATCACAGGGAAAACAAAAGTACCAGAAGGCCAAGTATTTGTTTTAGGAGATAATCGTGAAGTGTCTAAAGACGGTCGTATGTTTGGATTTATTTCAGAAGATGAAATTGTCGGAAAAGGACAAGCTGTTTTCTGGCCGTTGAAACAAGTTAGAGCGTTATAA
- a CDS encoding copper homeostasis protein CutC, translated as MLEVIATCLEDVKRIERAGGKRIELISSYTEGGLTPSYAFIKKAVEAVHIPIHVMIRPHAKSFTYTEEEIEMMKEDIIIAQKLGANGVVLGVLNEQNEVDEEKLADLLSVVDGINVTYHRAIDDTENPVEAMRTLKKFHKVTHVLTSGGQGNIVDNIPVLTEMQKVSDGQIQLVAGAGVTKENIKRLLDETGISQAHVGTAVREGKSCFAEIDPNLVQELVQIIQ; from the coding sequence ATGCTAGAGGTTATTGCAACATGTTTAGAAGATGTGAAACGAATTGAACGAGCTGGCGGGAAGCGAATTGAATTAATTTCATCTTATACAGAAGGCGGTTTAACGCCGAGTTATGCATTTATTAAAAAAGCGGTAGAAGCAGTACATATACCGATTCATGTTATGATTCGTCCGCATGCAAAGTCTTTTACATATACGGAAGAAGAAATTGAAATGATGAAGGAAGATATTATCATCGCACAGAAGTTAGGTGCAAATGGTGTTGTATTAGGCGTATTAAACGAACAAAATGAAGTGGATGAAGAAAAATTAGCGGATTTACTATCTGTGGTAGACGGGATAAATGTCACATATCACCGAGCAATAGACGACACAGAAAATCCAGTAGAAGCGATGAGAACTTTAAAGAAGTTTCATAAAGTGACTCACGTCTTAACTTCAGGTGGGCAAGGAAATATAGTTGATAATATTCCGGTGCTTACAGAAATGCAAAAGGTAAGCGATGGTCAAATTCAGCTTGTAGCTGGAGCTGGCGTGACGAAAGAAAATATAAAGCGATTGCTAGATGAAACTGGAATTTCGCAAGCTCATGTCGGCACAGCGGTAAGAGAAGGGAAATCATGTTTTGCTGAAATTGATCCTAATTTAGTACAGGAATTAGTTCAAATAATACAATAA
- a CDS encoding acyl-CoA dehydrogenase family protein codes for MALSFVETEEQTLVIEQINKLIPKFMEREHQLSELGSFPYENINDLKDIGYTKLTLPKELGGNAISLYDFVLFQEKIAEGCGATALSIGWHIGIVKELAENRSWNAEMFQWFCEEVRNGALFNRAATEPRTGSPTRGGKPETLAVQKGDKWIINGRKTFTTMAPVLDYFIISASIEGREEIGEFVIPKNTLGVSIEETWDSVSMRGTASHDLILQNVEIENRLFTDVKGSKVKQKGIGWLLHIPACYLGIAQSARNYAVQFAESYKPNSLNHSISLLPNVRRLVGELELELMQARVFLYQIAKKYDEAEDKLSLQAELAAVKYAVTNAAIAIVDKAMRIVGAKSLSEKNPLHRYYLNVRAGLHNPPMDDATLSMLADAAFRS; via the coding sequence ATGGCACTCTCATTTGTTGAAACAGAAGAACAAACTTTAGTTATTGAGCAAATAAATAAGTTGATTCCGAAGTTCATGGAAAGGGAGCATCAACTAAGTGAATTAGGTTCTTTTCCATATGAAAATATTAATGATTTGAAAGATATCGGATATACGAAATTAACGTTGCCAAAAGAATTAGGAGGCAATGCGATTTCTTTATATGATTTTGTTTTATTTCAAGAGAAAATAGCAGAAGGCTGTGGAGCTACTGCGTTATCCATTGGATGGCATATTGGTATTGTGAAAGAGCTAGCGGAAAATCGTTCTTGGAATGCAGAGATGTTCCAATGGTTTTGTGAGGAAGTACGTAATGGTGCGCTCTTTAATAGGGCAGCGACAGAACCGAGAACAGGAAGTCCGACGCGAGGCGGAAAACCAGAGACATTAGCAGTTCAAAAAGGTGATAAATGGATTATAAATGGAAGGAAAACTTTTACGACGATGGCACCAGTACTTGATTATTTTATCATTTCAGCAAGTATTGAGGGCCGGGAAGAAATCGGGGAGTTTGTCATTCCAAAGAATACGCTAGGTGTATCAATTGAAGAAACTTGGGATAGCGTTTCAATGCGAGGAACTGCTAGCCACGATCTTATTTTACAAAATGTAGAGATAGAGAATCGCCTTTTTACTGATGTAAAAGGTTCGAAAGTGAAACAAAAGGGGATTGGCTGGTTATTGCATATACCAGCGTGTTATTTAGGGATTGCACAATCGGCAAGAAATTATGCAGTTCAGTTTGCGGAATCATACAAGCCAAATAGTTTAAATCATTCAATTAGTTTATTACCGAATGTTAGAAGGTTAGTCGGAGAATTAGAACTTGAGCTTATGCAAGCTCGCGTCTTTTTATATCAAATTGCGAAAAAGTACGATGAAGCAGAAGATAAGCTTTCACTACAAGCAGAGCTAGCAGCAGTGAAATACGCCGTAACAAATGCGGCGATAGCCATTGTAGATAAAGCAATGCGTATCGTAGGGGCAAAAAGTTTATCGGAAAAAAATCCGCTTCATCGTTACTATTTAAACGTCAGAGCAGGATTACACAATCCGCCGATGGATGATGCAACACTATCTATGCTGGCGGATGCGGCGTTTCGGTCGTAA
- a CDS encoding YdcF family protein, with translation MKENKKSKKRRILQVFLLMICSIILYVSYAAYDIWSYRFKTDDGVKTDAGIVLGAASWNGKPSPVFKERINHAISLYKNGNIKKIIFTGGTKFEAELEEARTARVYALKHGVKEEDILIETKSLFTEENLKNAKQVGLENGIRTYTIVSDPLHMKRAMRIAKHIKIEAYASPTPTSAYKTLDTEIPFFFKELFSYIGYVTSLPLKALKGD, from the coding sequence ATGAAAGAAAATAAGAAAAGTAAGAAAAGAAGAATCTTGCAAGTATTCTTGCTTATGATTTGTTCTATTATTTTATATGTAAGTTATGCAGCTTACGATATTTGGAGTTATCGCTTTAAAACAGATGATGGAGTGAAGACAGATGCTGGTATCGTGCTTGGAGCAGCATCATGGAACGGAAAACCATCTCCTGTATTTAAAGAAAGAATTAATCATGCAATTTCTTTATATAAGAACGGTAATATTAAAAAAATTATTTTCACAGGTGGTACAAAGTTTGAGGCAGAGCTTGAAGAAGCACGTACTGCTAGAGTGTATGCACTGAAACATGGTGTAAAAGAAGAGGATATTTTAATTGAAACAAAATCCCTTTTCACTGAAGAAAATTTAAAGAATGCGAAGCAAGTTGGATTAGAGAATGGAATACGCACCTATACAATCGTAAGTGATCCACTTCATATGAAACGTGCGATGAGAATAGCAAAACATATTAAGATTGAAGCATATGCATCACCAACTCCAACGTCGGCATATAAAACATTAGATACAGAAATCCCATTCTTTTTTAAAGAATTATTCTCGTATATCGGATATGTAACTTCCTTGCCGTTAAAGGCATTGAAAGGAGATTAA
- a CDS encoding GNAT family N-acetyltransferase encodes MEIIHERAKLRLMDSNDVEKMFSIVEGNRDIWAYLISKMDTVQDMQQYVQKAIKAYGAGKDLPFVVVDQKTNEIAGSTRLYNISVEDKIVELGQTWYDPSVQRTSINTECKYMLLEYAFEKLHMLRVQIKTDVRNEKAQRAIERLGAVKEGVLRNERKLPSGHVRDAVVYSVIASEWPVVKERLLEKLESYKEKR; translated from the coding sequence ATGGAAATTATTCACGAAAGAGCAAAGTTACGGTTAATGGATAGCAATGATGTCGAAAAAATGTTTTCAATCGTAGAAGGAAATCGAGATATTTGGGCGTATTTAATCTCTAAAATGGATACTGTTCAAGATATGCAGCAATATGTTCAAAAGGCGATAAAAGCTTATGGAGCAGGTAAGGATTTACCATTTGTAGTTGTTGATCAAAAAACAAATGAAATTGCAGGAAGTACACGCTTATATAATATTTCAGTTGAAGATAAGATAGTTGAATTAGGACAAACGTGGTATGACCCGAGTGTACAACGTACAAGTATAAATACAGAGTGTAAGTATATGTTACTTGAGTACGCTTTTGAAAAATTACATATGCTGAGGGTGCAAATTAAGACTGATGTAAGAAATGAAAAAGCACAAAGAGCAATTGAAAGACTTGGTGCAGTAAAAGAAGGTGTACTTAGAAACGAAAGAAAATTACCGAGCGGACATGTTAGAGATGCAGTTGTATACAGTGTTATTGCAAGTGAATGGCCAGTTGTAAAGGAACGGTTATTAGAAAAATTAGAGTCGTATAAAGAAAAACGATAA
- a CDS encoding YjiH family protein — protein sequence MNEIELKSNVIKTGREKGIILRFILASLVGVFMFFVPVTINGASSIMIDHIVSWIRTSVPSVVPYYALLVMIIGAIYPFYTKKWNASIVDICFSILKVVGVVFGVLYCLKVGPAWFFAPDVGPFLYEKLVISVSLLVPIGSAFLALLVGYGLLEFIGTFCRPIMRPLWKTPGRSAIDAVASFVGSYSLALLITNRVYKEGKYTTKEAAIIATGFSTVSATFMIIIAKTLDIMHLWNMYFWTTLVVTFIVTAITVRIPPLSRKPDTYITKEGSPEPVYKEKMLERAWEDALEVSKSAPSIMKNIAVNLKDGFIMTMGILPSIMSVGLIGIVLAKFTPIFDWVSYIFYPFTWALQLPEAELAAKAASVGIAEMFLPSLLVVSAPLLTKFVIAVVSVSSILFFSASIPCILSTDIPLKVSELIILYVQRTILTLLIITPIAYILL from the coding sequence TTGAATGAAATTGAATTAAAAAGTAATGTAATTAAGACAGGGCGAGAGAAGGGGATTATTCTTCGGTTTATACTCGCTAGTCTAGTTGGGGTGTTTATGTTTTTCGTACCAGTTACGATAAACGGTGCTTCGTCTATTATGATTGATCATATCGTATCGTGGATTCGGACTTCAGTTCCATCTGTAGTACCATATTACGCACTACTTGTAATGATAATTGGTGCGATTTATCCATTTTATACGAAAAAATGGAATGCATCTATTGTAGATATTTGTTTTTCTATTTTAAAAGTAGTAGGTGTTGTTTTTGGCGTATTATATTGTTTGAAGGTAGGACCAGCTTGGTTCTTTGCGCCAGATGTTGGACCGTTTTTGTATGAGAAGTTAGTTATATCAGTAAGTTTACTCGTCCCAATTGGCTCGGCATTTTTAGCGTTATTAGTCGGGTACGGATTGCTTGAGTTTATCGGCACGTTTTGTCGTCCGATTATGCGCCCGTTATGGAAAACACCTGGACGATCAGCAATCGATGCGGTTGCTTCCTTCGTTGGAAGTTATTCACTTGCACTTCTTATTACTAACCGGGTGTATAAAGAAGGAAAGTATACGACAAAAGAAGCAGCAATCATCGCCACAGGTTTCTCAACAGTATCCGCAACATTTATGATCATCATCGCAAAAACATTAGACATTATGCATTTATGGAATATGTACTTTTGGACTACGCTTGTTGTAACATTCATCGTGACCGCTATCACCGTAAGAATCCCACCTCTTAGTAGAAAACCAGATACATATATTACGAAAGAAGGGTCCCCAGAGCCCGTTTATAAAGAGAAAATGTTAGAGCGAGCTTGGGAAGATGCATTAGAAGTATCGAAATCTGCGCCAAGTATTATGAAAAATATCGCAGTGAATTTAAAAGACGGATTTATTATGACAATGGGAATTTTACCATCGATTATGTCAGTAGGGCTAATTGGTATCGTCTTAGCAAAGTTCACGCCAATATTTGATTGGGTTAGTTATATTTTCTATCCATTTACATGGGCTTTACAACTTCCAGAAGCAGAACTAGCTGCTAAAGCAGCATCAGTAGGTATTGCAGAGATGTTTTTACCATCATTATTAGTTGTAAGCGCACCACTTTTGACAAAGTTTGTTATTGCGGTTGTTTCGGTATCATCTATATTGTTCTTCTCAGCTTCAATTCCTTGTATATTATCAACAGATATTCCGTTAAAAGTATCTGAACTTATTATTTTATATGTGCAAAGAACAATTTTAACGTTGCTTATTATTACGCCGATTGCATACATACTTCTATAA
- a CDS encoding S-layer homology domain-containing protein, with product MKTIKIAMASALLLGAIIAPSSSLAVSETVTQKNNVQLEIDEDDYYYQFPDVIGWAKPSVDYLVKKKVLTGLPDGTFGPNLEIDRASAAIIMAKILNLQIDASAKPSFKDSQEHWATPYIAAVEKAGIIKGVGNGNFEPSGKLTRAAMASMLVHSYNLDKKATEKLPTVFQDLKGHWGEKSANLLVALGISLGYGGSHWYPDNTITRAEAAHLVARTDQSKDKEIKLKQVTMKQHYFIYPETSLHSGILAEYAPQTVTVFDESENGWIKIATDHGLKWTPLQEKQVYIDKNFVTFDRPSRTGYVVGKYPPQTVTVVEENSIWLKIRTSKGLQWMNPYLEEGEGKELTYIPKEFFAYDSPNFSSRVSGKYAPQGGIEELAKTDDGWVQIRTDKGPKWVNMSYLLRPKLLLNVPAINQLPELQKGSTVVSLQMLLEYYTGRSLNKVEFAKQMPFDTTRRKTDGNGKVTVWGDPDIGFVGDVSGKSYGYSINPAPLKQLLDKHARGTDLTGQDFSVLESYVRNGKPVVAWVGNKITSPQLEHTWQTPQGKTVNGYRNAHTIIITGVDDRNIYYNDPLDGKKDQPMVKSRFEHSYNQMGKKALSID from the coding sequence TTGAAAACAATAAAAATAGCTATGGCAAGCGCACTGCTACTTGGTGCTATCATCGCTCCATCTAGTTCTTTAGCTGTGAGTGAAACTGTAACACAAAAAAATAATGTGCAGTTGGAGATTGACGAAGACGATTACTACTATCAGTTTCCCGATGTTATTGGCTGGGCAAAGCCGTCCGTTGATTATTTAGTAAAGAAAAAAGTCTTAACTGGCTTACCAGACGGTACATTTGGACCTAATCTTGAAATCGATAGAGCTTCTGCCGCAATTATCATGGCAAAAATATTAAACTTACAAATAGACGCTTCAGCAAAACCATCATTTAAGGATTCTCAAGAACATTGGGCTACTCCTTATATTGCTGCAGTTGAAAAAGCTGGAATTATTAAAGGAGTAGGTAATGGAAATTTCGAACCTTCTGGAAAGCTAACAAGAGCTGCTATGGCTTCTATGCTTGTTCATTCATATAACTTAGACAAAAAAGCCACTGAAAAACTACCTACTGTATTCCAAGATTTAAAAGGACACTGGGGTGAAAAATCGGCCAACCTTCTTGTTGCCCTTGGTATTTCACTGGGTTATGGTGGTAGTCATTGGTATCCAGATAACACTATTACTCGTGCAGAAGCTGCACATTTAGTTGCTCGCACAGACCAATCGAAAGATAAAGAAATTAAATTAAAGCAAGTTACTATGAAACAACATTATTTTATTTATCCTGAAACCTCTCTTCATTCAGGTATACTTGCTGAATATGCACCACAAACCGTTACTGTATTCGATGAATCTGAAAACGGATGGATTAAAATTGCTACAGATCATGGTCTAAAGTGGACACCATTACAAGAGAAACAAGTATATATTGATAAAAACTTTGTTACCTTTGATAGACCGTCAAGAACAGGATATGTGGTTGGTAAATATCCCCCTCAAACTGTAACAGTCGTTGAAGAAAATAGCATCTGGTTAAAGATTCGCACTAGCAAAGGTCTTCAATGGATGAATCCATACTTAGAAGAGGGTGAAGGAAAAGAACTCACATACATACCAAAGGAATTTTTCGCTTACGATAGCCCTAATTTTTCTTCTAGAGTATCTGGAAAGTATGCTCCACAAGGTGGTATAGAAGAATTAGCTAAGACAGATGACGGATGGGTACAAATTCGTACAGATAAAGGACCAAAATGGGTAAATATGTCTTATCTCTTACGTCCAAAGCTTCTCTTAAATGTTCCTGCTATTAATCAATTGCCGGAACTACAAAAAGGAAGTACAGTTGTTTCACTGCAAATGCTTTTAGAATACTACACAGGACGTTCATTAAATAAAGTAGAATTTGCGAAGCAAATGCCATTTGATACAACGCGACGCAAGACTGATGGAAACGGAAAAGTTACAGTTTGGGGTGATCCAGACATCGGATTCGTTGGTGATGTAAGTGGAAAGAGCTATGGTTACTCTATTAACCCAGCACCATTGAAACAATTACTTGATAAACATGCAAGAGGTACAGATTTAACAGGACAGGATTTCTCTGTATTAGAAAGCTATGTACGTAATGGTAAACCAGTTGTAGCGTGGGTAGGGAACAAAATAACTTCTCCGCAACTAGAACATACTTGGCAAACACCTCAAGGAAAAACCGTAAATGGATACAGAAATGCACATACTATTATCATAACTGGTGTAGATGATCGTAACATTTACTATAATGACCCATTAGACGGTAAAAAAGACCAACCCATGGTAAAATCCCGATTTGAGCACAGTTATAATCAAATGGGTAAAAAAGCTTTAAGTATCGATTAA
- a CDS encoding aminoglycoside phosphotransferase family protein — MNPINVSLVEKLIQEQFPEWAHLEVKPVKFSGHDNRTFHLGNQMSVRLPSDAAYTPQVEKENKWLPILSKELSLPISAPIAKGNPSEAYPWPWSINKWIEGETVTKENVCDLDEFAADLGSFLVELQSIDTSNGPIAGAHNFYRGGLISVYDKEARTAIENNKDIFDEALLKHLWDLALRSTWDRKPVWVHGDVAPGNLLVKDGKLSAVIDFGILGVGDPACDAAMAWTFFDENSRSVFKEVLCMDEETWNRARGWALWKALITYDANRDNSEKVAEESYCVIQVIVDDFEMS; from the coding sequence ATGAATCCAATTAACGTAAGTTTAGTTGAGAAGTTAATACAGGAACAGTTTCCTGAATGGGCACATTTAGAAGTGAAGCCTGTAAAGTTTAGCGGGCATGATAATAGAACGTTTCATTTAGGGAATCAGATGAGTGTCAGATTACCGAGTGATGCAGCATATACACCGCAAGTAGAGAAAGAAAACAAGTGGCTTCCTATATTAAGTAAGGAACTTTCTTTGCCAATTTCTGCACCAATTGCGAAAGGAAATCCATCTGAAGCGTATCCATGGCCTTGGTCTATTAATAAATGGATAGAGGGAGAAACGGTTACGAAAGAAAATGTTTGTGACTTAGATGAGTTTGCGGCGGACTTAGGTTCATTTCTAGTAGAATTACAATCAATTGATACGAGTAACGGACCAATAGCTGGAGCGCATAATTTTTACCGGGGCGGGCTTATATCCGTATACGATAAAGAGGCAAGAACAGCCATTGAAAATAATAAGGACATTTTTGATGAGGCATTATTAAAGCATCTTTGGGATTTAGCACTTCGGTCAACATGGGACCGTAAACCAGTTTGGGTTCATGGAGATGTTGCACCAGGAAACTTACTCGTTAAGGATGGAAAGCTTAGTGCCGTAATCGATTTTGGTATTTTAGGCGTAGGAGATCCTGCCTGTGATGCAGCGATGGCATGGACGTTTTTTGATGAAAATAGTAGAAGTGTATTTAAAGAAGTATTGTGTATGGATGAAGAAACGTGGAATAGAGCGAGAGGGTGGGCGCTTTGGAAGGCGTTAATTACATATGATGCGAATAGGGATAATAGTGAGAAAGTAGCCGAAGAATCGTATTGTGTAATTCAAGTAATTGTTGATGATTTTGAGATGTCATAG